The genomic region CGTTCGAACAGGTGCTCCTTCTCGCTCGTGCTGATTCCCCTGCCGTTATCTTCAACAATTATGAGCAGGTGATCGGAAAATTCGGAAGAAGAGACCGTGATCCGGTCAAACGAACTTCCTCCGTGCCGGAGAGAATTGTCGATGAGGTTGTAACATACTTTCTCAAGAAGGGGATCGGCAAAGACCTCGATCTGATCAACTCTGTCCTCCCAGGAAATGGCCTGGAAAGAGAGCGTTGCTGCGGATTGTTTCAGGCAGTCGGTGATCTTCTGCCACTGGGGGATCATCACCCCCAGGTGTTCGTAATCCCGGGTGAAGAGGATCTGGCGCTGCAGGCTATGGGCAATCTTCTTCTCCCGCTCGATAATCTCTTCCTGTTTTTTGGGGTTTTTCAGATTATCCCCGGCAAGGAGGAACAATCCGTCAAGCACCATGATCTGGTTGAGGATATCATGCCTTGTCATGCTCGAGAGCAGGTTCAACTTCCGGTTCACCTGACGGAGCGCATTCTCCACCTGCTTTCGCTCGGATATATCCCGGATAACCGATATGATGATGGATTCATTGTTCATGACTTCTGAAAATGAACTCACTTCAACCGGGAAGACCGATCCGTCCTTCTTCCGGTGAACTGTTTCGAAAATAATCCCGGTGTTCGAAGCTTTATTCATCTGGCCGCGGGCAATGGAAATGTTCTCATTGTAGCGGAAATCGAAGATCGTCATGTTCAGCAGTTCATCCCGGGAGTACCCGTAAACGCCAATGGCCGTCTTGTTGAAATCCAGGATGCGCCCGTCAGTTTTCCGGATAAAGACAATCGTGTCCCGGGAATTTTCGAACAATACCTTATGGCGGAAGGCAGTCTCTTCAGCCCGCCGCTGATCGGTGATATCATTGCCAATGCAGAGTATTCCCTCGAAATTACCATTTTCGTCGAGCAGCAGTTTGTTCCACCAGTGTACCCAGACCCGATCACCAGAACGGGTGATATTCTCGTTGATATTGTCCTGGTGTTGTTCTGCATGAACGAGAATTTCTTTAATAAGGCTCGTGAGATTCCGGTTGGTGCCGGACTCGGTTTCAGGTACTATGGTCCCGACAACCGGTTTCCCGATTATCTCGTCCTGCCGGTACCCGAAAAATTCCTGTGCATAGTTGTTGAAGAACGTGACGCAGCCGGATTTATCCAGTTTCAGGATAATGGCATTGGCATTTTCCACAAGTTCGCGATATTTTTCCTCGCTTCGCCGCAGTGCGTTCTGTGCATCCAGGCGCTCTGACGCTTTGGTTATCTTGTGGGCCAGTTCGGCAAACTGC from uncultured Methanoregula sp. harbors:
- a CDS encoding PAS domain S-box protein — protein: MATPDTISVLYVDDEEMLLEITSVFLKKMGKFRVDTANSAKIALEKLETGSYDVIVSDYQMPETDGIALLKTVRSRYHDLPFILFTGKGREEIVIEAINNGVDFYLQKGGDPRSQFAELAHKITKASERLDAQNALRRSEEKYRELVENANAIILKLDKSGCVTFFNNYAQEFFGYRQDEIIGKPVVGTIVPETESGTNRNLTSLIKEILVHAEQHQDNINENITRSGDRVWVHWWNKLLLDENGNFEGILCIGNDITDQRRAEETAFRHKVLFENSRDTIVFIRKTDGRILDFNKTAIGVYGYSRDELLNMTIFDFRYNENISIARGQMNKASNTGIIFETVHRKKDGSVFPVEVSSFSEVMNNESIIISVIRDISERKQVENALRQVNRKLNLLSSMTRHDILNQIMVLDGLFLLAGDNLKNPKKQEEIIEREKKIAHSLQRQILFTRDYEHLGVMIPQWQKITDCLKQSAATLSFQAISWEDRVDQIEVFADPLLEKVCYNLIDNSLRHGGSSFDRITVSSSEFSDHLLIIVEDNGRGISTSEKEHLFERGAGRNTGLGLFLAREILAITGISIRETGKPGQGARFEISIPVGTYRFTNTPVL